In Gossypium arboreum isolate Shixiya-1 chromosome 3, ASM2569848v2, whole genome shotgun sequence, the sequence TCCTTGTCTCATTGGTGGATTTCATTATGCATTGCATAACTACTGTCTTTTATTCGATTGTTATTAATGAAGAGGGGGGAGATCTTTAAATCGACAAGAGACCTTAGATTGGGAGATCCACTTAGTCCTTACGTctttttgatttgtagtgaatgACTCTCATCTCTTATGAGATTGGCAAAGCAGGAAGAGTTACTGTTTGGAGCAAAAGTGTGCAGATAATGGCCAACATCATCTTACTTATTATGATGTTGGTTTCTGATGGGCTTTTGGTTTTCTTATTGTTTTTGATGCCTTGAATGGATTTGAgtagctcttttttttttttttttgctggatTTTCGTTGGTTCTTGAGGGATCAGTTTATTTCCCTATGCACCTTTTTTACTTTCTTGGTTTTATTATCCGTTATTATATTTGTATGttgaatattttttaatatataaagtCCAACTATTTTTCCATAAAATATATATTCTTTGTTTTCATTTTTAGAAACTAATTCTGATTTTCTGTTTTCTAATTGAAAAtgttttagtaaataaaaataaaatttattttaataatgaaaatatgaaaacATATTTGTACACTGTTTTcttataataaaaacataagaaataaaataaaaatcattacaTTTATATTAATCAAATTTAAAGTTAGAAGTCATTGTTAGCAattcttttattcaattttaaaaaattagtaatttttttaattatcacatatttttatttttattttctaaaatcattttcaaaattttcaacaaaacgcATTTTCTTTAGTGTTtcattttctcaaaaaaaaactaaaaatgaaaatttggtaaaagtaccatgaaggCACTTGTAGTCGTAGTTAAGTTGTATTTTGCCCATATTACTCAAAACATGAGCAAAGTAATCCctatatgttagatcaaagagcaaaattgtcatttctattaaaaatttcatcaatttttactattaaaaactagCGTAACTGATAGAATAACTAAACAGTTACACATGGCATGTCACGTGTACTTCATATTAATGTATAAGGACATTTTACTCGTAGAAAGACTAATTTACTATCTTTTGAGTAGAAAGAGAAAAATGCATTTCAACTCTTGTACAAAGACTTTAATAGTACTTTTATCAAATAATCTCTATTTCTTAAAACCAAACGCATTTAGTAAAGACTAGGGGCATAACTAAGGGCTGGCAGGGGCTTTGACCCTCCTAAAAtgcaattttttttcatttaggccaatgaacatttttaaaattttaaattagtgaaggtaaaatttcactttggcccctttaaaaatgataaaaaaatttatttaatcctttaaaaattataaagatataaactattaaaatgatgaaattgtatttttactattgtaaaaattataatttaaattcggCCCCCTAAAAAGATTTTCTGGTTTCGCTCCTAATAAAGACGATGATACTTGTCCGCATGAAATTTGACATTTTAAAACATCTTACCAAATTGTTTTAATGCCTTCTCCAAAATTTATGTGAGAATTAATGCACCTAAAAAACTGCAAAATATCGACTTATCGATGCGACTTTtttctataataacaaattagcCTTTTactatttacatattttattaatttgatcttaattttaaaaattcaataaatttaatcttcaactttatatattttatcaattttatcttgattcttaataatttaaaataaaaatttaaaaatttaattttcaataaaattacaaacaaaattacattttgaggCACGTTATTAATGCATTATCAGAAAATTACATGAGAATTAATGCACacatacataaaataaaaaaaagtgagAATTAATAGTGTCCTATTTATTAGtatatttatgttttagttacttaagttaaatttttttattttatctattattaaaatataatattttagtcatttctctATTAAATCTTTTATAGAATGTTGGTGTGACCTAATAACAAAtttacttattcattatttataaattttaccaatttaattttaatttcaaaaatttaataaatataaactctaactttacacattttatcaatttatttttcatctttaaaattatatatataaatttataaaaatatatacaaaaatataatatttataaaaatctttttattttataaattaattaaaatagatattttttatacaataccTAATGTTCACAATATTAATGTCGAACTAAGACTCGACACAAGCATAGAGGTGTAGATTTTAACACGCCTTCCCAAACCATTTTAGTGCCTTGTTGGGAGAATTAATGCACTTGCATTTACACACACACAAAATGTGAGGATCAAATTCCCAACTACCATGGGACCGCCATTATTAACCTTCAAAACCAGATTCAAAGTTCGTCACTGAAACCCACAATTTTCCCGAGAGCATCCAAACAAACAAAAGAACAATCCATCTTCAACAGCTCAATCATGGGTTCATCCAATGATTACATTCACATCGTAATGGTTCCATTCATGGCTCATGGCCATCTCATTCCATTCTTAGCTTTAGCAAAGCAAATCCATCACCAAACTGGCTTCAACATCGCCATTGCTAATACCCCTCTTAACATCCAATACCTCCGTTCAACTCTCCGAGGAAACCCCATTCCCGGTATCCATTTTTTGGAGCTTCAATTCAACAGTTCCGACCATGGGTTACCACCCAACACAGAGAATACGGAGAACTTATCGTTAGATCTCATCGGTAAATTCTTTGCTTCATCGGTTTATTTGAAAACTCCGTTTTATAATTTGTTAAAAGATATTGTTAAAAAACAGTGCAAACCACCTGTTTGTGTTATTGCTGATGTGTTTTTTGGGTGGGCTGTTGATGTTGCGAATAGTTTAAACACTATAAACATTGCGTTTTCAACCGGTGGTGCTTATGGCACTTTAGCTTATGTTTCGTTATGGACTAATCTCCCACATCGTAGAACAGATAATGAAGAGTTTAATGTGCCTGGATTCCCTGATAGATGCAAATTTCATGTTTCTCAACTCCATGAATTTTTGAGAAAAGCTGATGGGACTGATTTATGGTCCAAGTTTATGCAACCACAGATTTTAAGCTCTTTTAAATCCTTTGGGTGGTTGTGTAATACTGTTGAAGAGATCGAACCATTTGGGTTGGATTTATTGAGGAAATACATCAAATCCCCTGTTTGGTCCATTGGTCCTCTTTTGCCTAAATCATGGTTAATCAACTCATCGGCACCGGCATCGGTGAGACAACATGCAGGGAAAGAGCCAGGGACATCACCTGAGAAATGTGTTCAATGGCTTGATATGCATAGTGATGATTCAGTTCTATACATTTCATTTGGTTCACAAAACACTATTAGTCCATCACAAATGATGGAACTAGCAACCGGGTTAGAAAAAGCTGGGAAACCGTTCGTTTGGGTTATCAGGCCACCGCTTGGTTTCGACTTGAAAGCCGAATTCAAACCGGAATGGTTACCGGAAGGTTTTGAAGACCGAATGAGTAGGAATAACCAAGGGCTGTTGGTGAAAAACTGGGCACCCCAACTTGAAATATTGTCGCATAGATCAACTGGGGCATTTTTGAGTCATTGCGGGTGGAATTCAACGATGGAAAGCTTGAGTCAAGGTGTGAAAATCATAGGGTGGCCATTGGCAGCCGAACAAGCTTACAATTCGAAGATGTTGGTGGAGGAAATGGGGGTCGCGGTGGAGTTGACAAGAGGGGTTCGGAGTAGTATTTCGAGCGATAAGGTTAAGGAAGTGATTGAAATGGTGATGGGGAAAGAAGGGAAAGGAAGGGATATGAAGAGAAAAGCTCAAGAAATTGCAGAACATATAATGGCAGCTGTTAAAGATGAAGGAAATGAAAAAGGGTCTTCCATTAAAGCATTGGATGATTTTGTTTCAACCATTACAACAGCAAGGAAATAACCAGATCAATGTCTTGTTTTGAGCTTATAATGATTGAATTTTGTAGTTTTTAATGAAGTGTTCTATCATTtactttttataaattttgagctTATGatgaatttctttttacttttaatttttacatttagtTTTACAATCCCAAAACTcagatttttaaaagaaaaatctaaGCTCAGATTTAGCTTGACCCTGGAGCACCGACACCAACCCTACTGCCTTACGCCCACTCATATGCTAGATAATGTTGTTTGAATCAAGCTAGACTGGCCaatcaaataaaaatttggtTAGGTTATCAATCTAGAGATAAACATATAAAACTAATTTATTCAGgtaaaaaattgattgaattaaactttttaataatttatttaagtcGATTGAGCGAACCAATCAAGTTGATTGgattgattaaattaataaactAATAATTTGACTAATTTAACTATGGATCCAATTTTTAAAATCTTATATCTTCCCTGCACCTTTTGCCAATGGACATACCTTGTTGTAACGCCTATTAGCTCTAAGCCATTATCCTGTTGTAACACCTATTAACTCTTAAGTCTTTATTGCTTGTCCTTACACTATAAACAAAATcctctaaaaataattaaaattttaattaaattattaataaaaaatatgaatCAATTGAATTCTTTGAATTGTTTATTTTATGGATCTTTCTCATTATATCATTTATGgtctctttttaattatttaatgacatttcagtaattttttttcatattattgatatataattttggtaattttttttacCATGAAACCTGAACCCCGAATACAAACTTGACCCCTAAAGATTGAACTCCAAACTTCAAAGTTTAGAGTTTGATGTTCGTGATTTGAGGTTCAATGTTCAGGGTTCAAATTTCaagatttaaggtttagggtttaggataaaaattatcaaatttgtGTATCAATGACATGAAAAATTTGTTGAAATGTTACTAAATAATTAAAAGGAACAATAAATAATATGGTGAGAAaggttcataaaataattttccgAGATTTAATGTTAAAAATGATGATGTGGCtacttaattgatttttaaaaaataattttacgatgatttaattgatttttaattattttacaataatTTTATAGCACTTAAGCCttaaaaagattaaaattataaaaattattataaattataaatttgaaaAGTGCATGGATAGGACTAACAATAGACTACtcattataaattattataaattaaaattttttgtaaattttattgttacttattatactttacaaaagttgtggaTTTTGTTAAGCTTGGATTTGGATCGGACTTTACAGAGGTGACATTGTGAGCAGCGTGAAGCTTGGAAATTTATTAAGCGATGGTGTTGAGTTGGATAAGATAGACTACTAGTAAGCGAAGGCGACGTTCCCGGCAGTGCCAAGCCCTGTAACAAGCTAGAGTTCGACAATATCAATGGTTTAGAGGAACCTATAGGCGCCATTCCAAGATGTGTCAAGCTCGGCAATGATGAACCATTAGTAGGCAAAAACAGTTCGATCATAGTTAAAGGCAACATTCCTAGTAGTGCCAACTGCCAAGCCTGATGTTGAGTTCCATCGTTGAGGGAAATCTATAGGTGCCATTGCAGGCAAAACCAAACTCGATTTAGAGTTTGACAATGAAAGTCGATATGAACCCATAGGTGGTGCGCCGAGTTCGAGACCGGTGGAATATTAGTAGGCAAAGATGGTTTATCCGGTGCATATGGATGAGTCGAAGTCATAGGTGCCATAGCAGGTTGTTTCAGGCTCGACATTGAAGTCGATTTAGTCGTAGAAACCATAGGTACGATTGCTGGTTGAGCCATTGGAGCCATTGTGGACTCTTTTGAACTCAAAAGCGGCGGTTGAGAACTCACCGTAAAAGGCTCGGCAGGTGATATAGACACAAGATATGGAGCAGCTGCTATTTCAATGCCAAAAAGTATGAAAACTGTTAATACGTGAATTTTTCTATGaacacatttatttaatttaatacggttgatttttttttaaattaattttaaattatttcatccATCACAAGGCAAGATAAAGACCAGACACCAACAAAAAGACAGATAAGAGAATTTGCAGACACAGATGTTTGCTAAACAAATGACTACTTGTCTCTTCTTCATGGACCATTTCATTGGCttagtaaataaaatataatttactcaaatatataaaattattttttagaagAAATatactcttaatatacttaaattaAATGCATATTCATTGGAATATCACAACTTTGATACTAgctaaagtcaaaatatttaagttaaattatgttattagtcCCTGTATTCTGTGTAAGTTTTGAATTTAGTTCTTATGCTCTAACTTGGTCAATTTTAGttctgtatttttaaaattttgaaattttagttttgacCTAAACTGTAGAAGTTAAATTTATTAGGTTAGATTTTGCTATTAGTGCCATACTATATGTGTAAGCTATGGGTTTAGTCTTTATTTTCACTTTGATCATTTTTAATCTCTATATTTTCGGATTTTGAAATCTCAATTTTGAATTAAAAGGTAATTGTTAAATCAATTAACAAAAAATACATGACTTTTTTTCCGAGTGTTATGTGAAAAGCGCAAACTGATATTGCATTACATATACAATAATATGTTTTcgcataaaattttgaaaatatcatattttaattgCAACTGTTTCGGtcaagaatgaaattttaaaattcgaaaagtACATAGACTAAATCTATAATTTATGCATAGTACAGGGCCTAATAGCTAAATTTAACCCATATTAAATATATCATATCAATTGTCAACCAAAGCATTGATGCAATGGCAAAAACCTTATCAAATTTATTTTAGGATTTATTAGTAATTTGGTCCTTATATACCTCAATTACCGTATTAGTCTTTAAAGTTTTTTTAATAAGAAATTATACCTAAACTATTAATTTtgtctaattttataaaaatgataACATCCAATAAGAACATGCCATGTGTCATATTCTTATTGGATGATATTGTAATTCTTTTAAAACTGAAATAAAATTGATAGTTTAGATATAATTTTGACCAAAACACTTTGAGGATCAATCTGAAAATTGAGATATAATTTTGGGATTAATTTACTAATAAaacctttattttattatttccatTTCCTAAGATCCGTTATCGACGGTCCAATTCTTTAATTAAAAAATACATGATAATATAATAAACAACAACGCGTTTTCATAAActttataataagcattaatttaatataaaaacattaggttatattaaaaatcataatataaataATGTCACACCTAATTTGATTAGTCTCCCCCAACTTACACTTCTCTAAAAAGGGTGTTGTTGCATCTAAATTTTCTCCCCACCATGGAAATAGCGTTTTGTTTTTCCTTTCAATTCTAACTATTTTCTCGAGGATTTTCTCACCATACAAACAatcatattttgtattatttgatttctaAAAAAACTTAATTTCTCCTTGCCTTCGATTAATTCTATACCCAATCAAAACATACATCTCTAGTTCCTCTTCGAAACCCGACAAGGCACCGACGTCGATATCGATATCGGTATTGGCATCTTTGTTGGAATGGATGAGACGGAGTTGAAAAGGGTTTTTCAAATGTTCGACAAGAACGGAGATGGAAAGATTACGAAGAAAGACTTGATCGAGTCATTGGAGAGCTTGGGTATCTTTATTCCCGAAGGTGACTTAATCCAAATGATCGAAAAATACGACGTCAATGGCGACAATTGCATCGACTTCGACGAGTTCGGTGAGTTGTATCAATCCATCATGAGTGATAAAGATGAAGAGGAAGATATAAAGGAAGCTTTTAAGGTTTTTGATCAGAATGGAGATGGTTACATTTCCATCGATGAATTGGGGTCCATTTTGGTCTCTCTAGGGCTCAAACAAGGGGAAAAGGCCGAGGATTGCAAGAGGATGATAATGCAAGTGGATGCAGACGGTGATGGTAGGGTTAATTTTAGCGAATTCAAACAAATGATGAAAGGAGGCGGTCTCAGTGCATTAACTTGACAAAGGGATCAATCTCCGACAAATCAATACAATCTTTGTCTTCGGCTTCGACTGCACCAACCAATCGATTGTTGCCAACCGTCACTCGAACTCGTAGTACGGAAATCTATATGAGGGTGTAATGGGATAAGTGATGTTCTTTTTTAGGGGTTGTAAAATTTGATTTGGGATAGTGTATAAGTGTATATTGATATATAATATGTTTATTTAAAATGAAAGGCAAAATTATTCGGATTTGGAATGAGTCTGATTATGAATATGTATTTAATAAgaatatgatttatatatatatttggagtATTTTTATCTTATAAACTATACTTGATCGATATCGTTAACTaaatattgttaaaaaaataaaagtttgaaTAATATAAAACAAGAGTCTTTGATAGCTTGTTTGATTTTAAAAACACATCTGTGTTCAATTTTTTCTTAGTTATAACTAAAATGTTCATTTTGAGTTACATAATGGGAAATGATAGTACTTTACAATCCGATAAACATAGGCATGAAAATTCGTATATCTGTATTGTATTATTGTGCAATTCTAACACATTGATAATTTACCTTATATagattttgatatgttgatatatTCATGTCGTTTTTTAGTTATATTCTCATATCATGTCCGGATTAAATCTTAACCTCCTTTTAATAGTAGTAGGACTTTGTGTTATTTTGTAGCACCACATGAAGGTACCACAATTCGAGTACAAAGATGGTGCCAAGATCTTTTACAATGAATATGAAAGGTGAGTATGCTTCATCATGTGTGTGatgtgtaacacccttcgcccgtatccctaaccggaacagggttcgaggtgctaccagatttaaacttatccatttatataaaactagaccgtaaaaatttttgatgaattttaaacttttcatacacacgtatattatcctttaatcgggcttacaaggcccaaaatattcatgaggcattattaaatatttaccaatatcttagtcttgtatcatttacttactcaactttacaaccctatacatgccatagactcgaaacactaagatttacttacgccgatagcgtagacttgacaatgtgataatatctctgacggcctccaacccgagctaacctggcaaccctagggaatatgggaaagaaaaggggagtaagctttacgcttagtaagttcataagaaaacaataagcaactcattaacaagttttatcaatgtttacaacataatcacaaattcactacaagttgtcttcctgagcactagtcactaaattatttataactggagctacaaaactccaaatcaattaccgttaattttccctgaaaatagacgcatatatcttccatccataaaattttcagaattttaggtttggccaatcaataccagatttttcttaaaatttcccctgtttcactatttgactaatctgaccacctttcactacgaatcaaatttctcattgtacggaattaaaaatatgttctatttgatttaatttgaaactagactcattaaggagtctaagtatataaattttatcttataaccatttttgtacaaattataatgattttctaaaaacagaacaggggactccaaagtcatttgactctatcccacgccacttcaaatatctcattatcagcaattcttttgtttacacggtttcttttataagaatctagactcattaagatttaatt encodes:
- the LOC108474526 gene encoding UDP-glycosyltransferase 92A1-like isoform X1; this encodes MGSSNDYIHIVMVPFMAHGHLIPFLALAKQIHHQTGFNIAIANTPLNIQYLRSTLRGNPIPGIHFLELQFNSSDHGLPPNTENTENLSLDLIGKFFASSVYLKTPFYNLLKDIVKKQCKPPVCVIADVFFGWAVDVANSLNTINIAFSTGGAYGTLAYVSLWTNLPHRRTDNEEFNVPGFPDRCKFHVSQLHEFLRKADGTDLWSKFMQPQILSSFKSFGWLCNTVEEIEPFGLDLLRKYIKSPVWSIGPLLPKSWLINSSAPASVRQHAGKEPGTSPEKCVQWLDMHSDDSVLYISFGSQNTISPSQMMELATGLEKAGKPFVWVIRPPLGFDLKAEFKPEWLPEGFEDRMSRNNQGLLVKNWAPQLEILSHRSTGAFLSHCGWNSTMESLSQGVKIIGWPLAAEQAYNSKMLVEEMGVAVELTRGVRSSISSDKVKEVIEMVMGKEGKGRDMKRKAQEIAEHIMAAVKDEGNEKGSSIKALDDFVSTITTARK
- the LOC108474526 gene encoding UDP-glycosyltransferase 92A1-like isoform X2, which produces MGSSNDYIHIVMVPFMAHGHLIPFLALAKQIHHQTGFNIAIANTPLNIQYLRSTLRGNPIPGIHFLELQFNSSDHGLPPNTENTENLSLDLIDNEEFNVPGFPDRCKFHVSQLHEFLRKADGTDLWSKFMQPQILSSFKSFGWLCNTVEEIEPFGLDLLRKYIKSPVWSIGPLLPKSWLINSSAPASVRQHAGKEPGTSPEKCVQWLDMHSDDSVLYISFGSQNTISPSQMMELATGLEKAGKPFVWVIRPPLGFDLKAEFKPEWLPEGFEDRMSRNNQGLLVKNWAPQLEILSHRSTGAFLSHCGWNSTMESLSQGVKIIGWPLAAEQAYNSKMLVEEMGVAVELTRGVRSSISSDKVKEVIEMVMGKEGKGRDMKRKAQEIAEHIMAAVKDEGNEKGSSIKALDDFVSTITTARK
- the LOC108475663 gene encoding calmodulin-like protein 7; translated protein: MDETELKRVFQMFDKNGDGKITKKDLIESLESLGIFIPEGDLIQMIEKYDVNGDNCIDFDEFGELYQSIMSDKDEEEDIKEAFKVFDQNGDGYISIDELGSILVSLGLKQGEKAEDCKRMIMQVDADGDGRVNFSEFKQMMKGGGLSALT